From Labrus bergylta chromosome 22, fLabBer1.1, whole genome shotgun sequence, one genomic window encodes:
- the adamtsl3 gene encoding ADAMTS-like protein 1 isoform X5 gives MTGDCSWTSRLLFLAVFVKVAVLSNDGDAVFIREFTLIRRDHLPEEPLHDASQKPEDPSSRTARSEEDRDTLWDAWGSWSECSRTCGGGASYSLRRCLSSKTCEGQNIKYRTCSNVDCPPDTGDFRAQQCSAHADVRYQGQYHEWLPVYNDLDNPCALKCKAKGSGLLVELAPKVLDGTRCYTESLDMCISGICQIVGCDHELGSTAKEDNCGVCNGDGSSCRLVRGHFKTQHASGKTEDTVVVIPYKSRHVRLVLKGPDHLYVESKTLQAVKDELVLDNSGQYHLENTTLDFQKLSDKEVLRITGPLGADFTVKVLFASGADSVVQYIYYQPIIHRWRETDFFPCSVTCGGGYQLTSAECFDLRSGRVVVDQYCHYYPENVKPKPKLQECNMEPCLASDGYKQIMPYDLYHPLPRWESSPWTACSTSCGGGIQSRSVSCVEEDMQGTITTTEEWKCHYSPKTAIMQPCNTFDCPTWLAQEWSPCTVTCGQGLRYRVVLCIDHRGLHAGGCKPTTKPHIKEECLVTVPCYKSIDTLPVEAKPVWHKQAIELEEEIAVSEEPTFIPGPWQPCSRTCGAGTQRRTVKCQVLLSFSQTVADLPDDECDGVKPVTSQPCYRTPCSGVSGRGKEDEKERQDEEEEEEEEETPGREELHDWEYEGFTECSQSCGGGVQEAVVICLNKQTREAAEQSLCVSSRRPPQLLQDCKTQPCPPRWETGEWSSCSATCGVGLMTRTVACTHRPSRDSNHTEAVRDKDCQNPKPSPVQACNRFDCPPMWDTLDWGQCSQSCGGGFQKRQVLCKQRFADGSILELPDTFCPSKSPINQQPCAKDECQPQWVTTSWSQCSVTCGNGVQRLQAVCRKQKEDGAHWTVDPGNCSTMARPTKIRPCSLRPCESSVKPVPTILAQKKVYIQWKKGKKLHLVVGGYGYLLPWTTLVLRCPTRHFRRGHIQWLKEGKPLVVSFPHLTVTSQGYMKIQQVRASDAGIYTCVAGQANEHFVLQIIGSKKKLSLPEAWLLAGKRRDGRLDVSSPGDRFQELPVPLNQYDNLVEQLLELKGNLPDEKDVEKLHSSEKNRSTKMDERVNSELSSHIVLIADPQRLDEIMDNLSEGLGGLWRERLITQLLSELTTTEVETNESTLHPPETAESSTQQPLLHKPNIKTQVTKPRSPVIVQRPRKVGVVPLSDMIVYVGVPVLLQKPIASLELRCEAQGNPDPSLTWTRNGKDLTYNNRVGLLPTGSLKIQSPTKVDEGLYTCTARNRLGSSSLSSWLQITGSKGRNCVQGNSMGATGRICSERSNSSQSAELCHGQACPLRWRMDPWSPCSASCGGGSQTRSVRCMKGPEGRSRELESQHCLSTGRRPSLTRTCNVQPCARWATTHWGLCHGQCVGPSLATQHRHVFCLDANATKVSYRMCSGLQRPSSMKNCSTETCALYWRVGQWTQCTATCGRHGFQSRQVTCAHRRSGKATREHQCMWRPRPPSWQRCNILSCGRGECRDSTRYCEKVRQLELCPLPQFKNRCCHSCSNT, from the exons GACCTGTGAAGGGCAGAACATCAAGTATCGCACATGCAGTAATGTG GATTGTCCCCCAGATACTGGCGATTTCCGTGCCCAGCAGTGTTCAGCTCATGCAGATGTACGATACCAGGGTCAGTACCATGAATGGCTGCCTGTTTACAATGACCTGGACAACCCCTGCGCTCTCAAATGCAAAGCCAAGGGATCGGGCCTGTTGGTGGAGCTGGCGCCCAAGGTGCTGGATGGGACCCGCTGTTACACAGAGTCCTTAGACATGTGCATCAGCGGCATCTGCCAG ATTGTAGGTTGTGATCATGAGTTGGGGAGCACGGCAAAAGAGGACAACTGTGGTGTCTGCAACGGAGACGGCTCATCCTGCAGACTGGTGCGGGGACACTTCAAAACCCAGCATGCTTCAGGAAAAA CTGAGGACACAGTCGTTGTCATCCCCTACAAGAGTCGTCATGTGCGTCTTGTCCTGAAAGGCCCGGATCACTTGT ACGTGGAGAGTAAAACTCTTCAAGCAGTAAAAGATGAACTGGTTTTGGATAATTCAGGGCAGTACCATCTGGAGAACACCACGCTGGACTTCCAGAAACTGTCGGATAAGGAGGTCCTGAGAATCACAGGGCCACTAGGAGCTGACTTCACTGTCAAA GTGCTGTTTGCCAGTGGAGCAGACAGTGTGGTCCAGTACATCTACTACCAGCCAATCATCCACcgctggagagagacagacttcTTCCCTTGCTCCGTCACATGTGGTGGAG GGTATCAGCTAACCTCAGCAGAGTGTTTCGACCTCCGGAGCGGCCGGGTGGTTGTGGATCAGTATTGCCATTATTACCCAGAGAACGTCAAGCCTAAACCCAAACTTCAGGAGTGCAACATGGAGCCCTGCTTGGCCAG TGACGGCTACAAGCAAATTATGCCTTATGACCTCTATCACCCCCTGCCTCG ATGGGAGAGCAGCCCCTGGACAGCCTGCTCCACCTCCTGCGGCGGAGGCATCCAGAGTCGTTCAGTGTCCTGTGTGGAGGAAGACATGCAGGGAACTATCACTACCACAGAGGAATGGAAGTGTCACTACTCCCCAAAGACGGCCATCATGCAGCCCTGCAACACGTTCGACTGCCCAACATGGCTGGCACAGGAGTGGTCACCT TGCACCGTGACCTGTGGTCAGGGCCTGCGCTATAGGGTGGTGCTGTGCATCGATCACAGAGGACTCCATGCTGGAGGCTGTAAGCCCACCACCAAACCCCACATCAAGGAGGAGTGCCTGGTGACTGTGCCCTGTTACAAGTCCATAG ATACGCTGCCAGTTGAGGCTAAACCTGTGTGGCATAAACAGGCCatagagctggaggaggagatcgCTGTGTCTGAGGAACCCAC cttcaTTCCTGgtccctggcagccctgcagcaggACATGTGGCGCCGGGACTCAAAGACGAACCGTCAAGTGCCAAGTGCTGCTGTCCTTCTCCCAGACTGTTGCTGATCTGCCTGACGACGAATGTGATGGGGTCAAACCTGTTACCAGTCAGCCCTGCTATCGTACTCCCTGCTCTGGTGTTTCAGGCAGAGGGAAAGAAGATGAAAAGGAGAGgcaggacgaggaggaggaggaggaggaggaggagacaccGGGAAGAGAGGAGCTGCATGACTGGGAATATGAGGGATTTACTGAGTGCTCGCAGAGCTGTGGAGGAG GTGTTCAGGAGGCTGTTGTCATCTGCCTAAACAAGCAGACCAGGgaagcagcagagcagagtcTTTGTGTGAGCTCTCGCCGGCCTCCGCAACTACTTCAGGACTGCAAAACTCAGCCCTGCCCCCCCAG GTGGGAAACAGGAGAGTGGAGTTCGTGCTCTGCTACCTGTGGGGTTGGCCTGATGACCCGAACTGTGGCATGCACTCACCGGCCCTCTCGAGATAGCAATCACACTGAAGCTGTGAGGGATAAGGACTGTCAGAACCCCAAGCCCAGTCCTGTCCAAGCCTGCAACCGCTTTGACTGCCCTCCTATGTGGGACACACTTGACTGGGGACAG tgctCCCAAAGCTGTGGTGGTGGATTTCAAAAGAGGCAGGTCCTGTGCAAACAGCGGTTTGCGGATGGAAGCATCCTGGAGCTGCCTGACACCTTCTGCCCTTCCAAGAGCCCCATAAACCAGCAGCCCTGTGCCAAGGACGAGTGCCAACCCCAATGGGTCACAACTAGCTGGTCCCAG TGTTCGGTGACCTGTGGAAATGGCGTCCAGAGACTACAAGcagtctgcagaaaacaaaaggaagatGGAGCCCATTGGACGGTCGACCCTGGGAACTGTTCCACAATGGCCCGGCCCACCAAAATCCGGCCATGCTCCCTCAGGCCCTGTGAGA GCTCTGTCAAGCCTGTTCCCACCATACTGGCACAGAAGAAGGTGTATATCCAGTGGAAGAAGGGGAAAAAGTTACACTTGGTAGTGGGAGGCTATGGCTACCTGCTCCCCTGGACAACTCTGGTCCTTCGCTGCCCGACCCGCCACTTCCGCAGAGGCCACATACAATGGCTGAAGGAAGGAAAGCCCCTGGTGGTCAGCTTCCCACACCTCACAGTAACATCACAAGGATACATGAAGATTCAGCAGGTCCGTGCATCCGATGCAGGGATATACACATGCGTTGCAGGTCAGGCAAATGAACATTTTGTTCTGCAGATCATTGGAAGCAAGAAGAAGCTGTCTCTTCCAGAAGCGTGGCTCCTCGCAGGCAAACGAAGGGATGGCCGGCTAGATGTTTCCTCACCAGGAGATCGATTTCAGGAGCTCCCGGTCCCCCTCAACCAATACGACAACCTCGTCGAGCAATTGCTTGAACTCAAAGGCAATCTTCCAGATGAAAAAGATGTTGAGAAACTGCACTCCAGTGAAAAGAACAGGTCAACAAAGATGGACGAGAGAGTAAACTCAGAACTTTCAAGCCATATTGTACTTATTGCAGATCCCCAGAGGCTAGATGAGATCATGGACAACCTGTCTGAAGGCCTTGGAGGACTATGGCGGGAACGACTCATAACACAGTTACTCAGTGAGCTCACTACGACAGAAGTTGAAACCAACGAGTCCACACTTCATCCTCCAGAAACAGCAGAATCCTCAACACAACAGCCCTTACTTCACAAACCTAACATCAAAACCCAGGTGACCAAGCCAAGAAGCCCGGTGATAGTCCAACGGCCAAGGAAGGTCGGAGTAGTGCCGTTGTCTGACATGATTGTTTATGTGGGAGTGCCAGTTCTGCTGCAGAAACCCATTGCTAGTTTGGAGCTGAGGTGTGAAGCACAGGGCAATCCCGATCCATCTCTAACATGGACAAGGAATGGAAAAGATTTAACGTACAACAACAG AGTAGGCCTCTTGCCTACTGGCTCACTGAAGATCCAGTCTCCAACCAAGGTAGATGAGGGTCTGTACACCTGCACTGCAAGGAACCGTCTGGGATCTTCTTCTCTGTCGTCCTGGCTGCAGATAACGG gaAGCAAAGGAAGAAACTGTGTCCAAGGTAATAGTATGGGAGCCACTGGCCGTATTTGCTCTGAGAGGAGTAACAGCAGCCAGTCAGCTGAGCTGTGCCATGGACAAGCCTGCCCCCTCAG GTGGCGAATGGATCCTTGGTCCCCCTGCTCAGCCAGTTGTGGAGGCGGGTCCCAGACCAGGAGTGTCCGCTGCATGAAGGGTCCTGAGGGCAGATCCAGAGAGTTGGAGAGCCAGCACTGCCTCAGCACAGGAAGGAGGCCTTCCCTCACCAGAACATGCAACGTGCAGCCCTGTGCCAGGTGGGCAACCACCCACTGGGGACTG TGTCACGGACAATGTGTTGGTCCCAGTTTGGCCACACAGCACCGCCATGTTTTCTGCCTGGATGCAAACGCTACAAAAGTCTCCTACAGGATGTGCTCTGGACTGCAGAG gCCCAGCTCTATGAAGAATTGCTCCACAGAGACGTGTGCCCTTTATTGGCGCGTGGGCCAGTGGACCCAATGCACCGCCACCTGTGGGCGCCATGGTTTCCAGTCACGCCAGGTGACCTGCGCACACCGCCGTTCTGGAAAAGCAACACGTGAACATCAGTGCATGTGGAGGCCTCGCCCCCCTAGCTGGCAGCGCTGCAACATTTTGTCCTGTGGGAGAG GAGAGTGTCGGGACAGCACGAGGTACTGTGAGAAGGTTCGACAGCTGGAGCTTTGTCCGCTGCCTCAGTTTAAGAACCGCTGCTGTCACTCCTGCAGCAACACCTGA
- the adamtsl3 gene encoding ADAMTS-like protein 1 isoform X2: MTGDCSWTSRLLFLAVFVKVAVLSNDGDAVFIREFTLIRRDHLPEEPLHDASQKPEDPSSRTARSEEDRDTLWDAWGSWSECSRTCGGGASYSLRRCLSSKTCEGQNIKYRTCSNVDCPPDTGDFRAQQCSAHADVRYQGQYHEWLPVYNDLDNPCALKCKAKGSGLLVELAPKVLDGTRCYTESLDMCISGICQIVGCDHELGSTAKEDNCGVCNGDGSSCRLVRGHFKTQHASGKSNQSSPSEDTVVVIPYKSRHVRLVLKGPDHLYVESKTLQAVKDELVLDNSGQYHLENTTLDFQKLSDKEVLRITGPLGADFTVKVLFASGADSVVQYIYYQPIIHRWRETDFFPCSVTCGGGYQLTSAECFDLRSGRVVVDQYCHYYPENVKPKPKLQECNMEPCLASDGYKQIMPYDLYHPLPRWESSPWTACSTSCGGGIQSRSVSCVEEDMQGTITTTEEWKCHYSPKTAIMQPCNTFDCPTWLAQEWSPCTVTCGQGLRYRVVLCIDHRGLHAGGCKPTTKPHIKEECLVTVPCYKSIDTLPVEAKPVWHKQAIELEEEIAVSEEPTFIPGPWQPCSRTCGAGTQRRTVKCQVLLSFSQTVADLPDDECDGVKPVTSQPCYRTPCSGVSGRGKEDEKERQDEEEEEEEEETPGREELHDWEYEGFTECSQSCGGGVQEAVVICLNKQTREAAEQSLCVSSRRPPQLLQDCKTQPCPPRWETGEWSSCSATCGVGLMTRTVACTHRPSRDSNHTEAVRDKDCQNPKPSPVQACNRFDCPPMWDTLDWGQCSQSCGGGFQKRQVLCKQRFADGSILELPDTFCPSKSPINQQPCAKDECQPQWVTTSWSQCSVTCGNGVQRLQAVCRKQKEDGAHWTVDPGNCSTMARPTKIRPCSLRPCESSVKPVPTILAQKKVYIQWKKGKKLHLVVGGYGYLLPWTTLVLRCPTRHFRRGHIQWLKEGKPLVVSFPHLTVTSQGYMKIQQVRASDAGIYTCVAGQANEHFVLQIIGSKKKLSLPEAWLLAGKRRDGRLDVSSPGDRFQELPVPLNQYDNLVEQLLELKGNLPDEKDVEKLHSSEKNRSTKMDERVNSELSSHIVLIADPQRLDEIMDNLSEGLGGLWRERLITQLLSELTTTEVETNESTLHPPETAESSTQQPLLHKPNIKTQVTKPRSPVIVQRPRKVGVVPLSDMIVYVGVPVLLQKPIASLELRCEAQGNPDPSLTWTRNGKDLTYNNRVGLLPTGSLKIQSPTKVDEGLYTCTARNRLGSSSLSSWLQITGSKGRNCVQGNSMGATGRICSERSNSSQSAELCHGQACPLRWRMDPWSPCSASCGGGSQTRSVRCMKGPEGRSRELESQHCLSTGRRPSLTRTCNVQPCARWATTHWGLCHGQCVGPSLATQHRHVFCLDANATKVSYRMCSGLQRPSSMKNCSTETCALYWRVGQWTQCTATCGRHGFQSRQVTCAHRRSGKATREHQCMWRPRPPSWQRCNILSCGRGECRDSTRYCEKVRQLELCPLPQFKNRCCHSCSNT; the protein is encoded by the exons GACCTGTGAAGGGCAGAACATCAAGTATCGCACATGCAGTAATGTG GATTGTCCCCCAGATACTGGCGATTTCCGTGCCCAGCAGTGTTCAGCTCATGCAGATGTACGATACCAGGGTCAGTACCATGAATGGCTGCCTGTTTACAATGACCTGGACAACCCCTGCGCTCTCAAATGCAAAGCCAAGGGATCGGGCCTGTTGGTGGAGCTGGCGCCCAAGGTGCTGGATGGGACCCGCTGTTACACAGAGTCCTTAGACATGTGCATCAGCGGCATCTGCCAG ATTGTAGGTTGTGATCATGAGTTGGGGAGCACGGCAAAAGAGGACAACTGTGGTGTCTGCAACGGAGACGGCTCATCCTGCAGACTGGTGCGGGGACACTTCAAAACCCAGCATGCTTCAGGAAAAAGTAATCAATCCTCAccat CTGAGGACACAGTCGTTGTCATCCCCTACAAGAGTCGTCATGTGCGTCTTGTCCTGAAAGGCCCGGATCACTTGT ACGTGGAGAGTAAAACTCTTCAAGCAGTAAAAGATGAACTGGTTTTGGATAATTCAGGGCAGTACCATCTGGAGAACACCACGCTGGACTTCCAGAAACTGTCGGATAAGGAGGTCCTGAGAATCACAGGGCCACTAGGAGCTGACTTCACTGTCAAA GTGCTGTTTGCCAGTGGAGCAGACAGTGTGGTCCAGTACATCTACTACCAGCCAATCATCCACcgctggagagagacagacttcTTCCCTTGCTCCGTCACATGTGGTGGAG GGTATCAGCTAACCTCAGCAGAGTGTTTCGACCTCCGGAGCGGCCGGGTGGTTGTGGATCAGTATTGCCATTATTACCCAGAGAACGTCAAGCCTAAACCCAAACTTCAGGAGTGCAACATGGAGCCCTGCTTGGCCAG TGACGGCTACAAGCAAATTATGCCTTATGACCTCTATCACCCCCTGCCTCG ATGGGAGAGCAGCCCCTGGACAGCCTGCTCCACCTCCTGCGGCGGAGGCATCCAGAGTCGTTCAGTGTCCTGTGTGGAGGAAGACATGCAGGGAACTATCACTACCACAGAGGAATGGAAGTGTCACTACTCCCCAAAGACGGCCATCATGCAGCCCTGCAACACGTTCGACTGCCCAACATGGCTGGCACAGGAGTGGTCACCT TGCACCGTGACCTGTGGTCAGGGCCTGCGCTATAGGGTGGTGCTGTGCATCGATCACAGAGGACTCCATGCTGGAGGCTGTAAGCCCACCACCAAACCCCACATCAAGGAGGAGTGCCTGGTGACTGTGCCCTGTTACAAGTCCATAG ATACGCTGCCAGTTGAGGCTAAACCTGTGTGGCATAAACAGGCCatagagctggaggaggagatcgCTGTGTCTGAGGAACCCAC cttcaTTCCTGgtccctggcagccctgcagcaggACATGTGGCGCCGGGACTCAAAGACGAACCGTCAAGTGCCAAGTGCTGCTGTCCTTCTCCCAGACTGTTGCTGATCTGCCTGACGACGAATGTGATGGGGTCAAACCTGTTACCAGTCAGCCCTGCTATCGTACTCCCTGCTCTGGTGTTTCAGGCAGAGGGAAAGAAGATGAAAAGGAGAGgcaggacgaggaggaggaggaggaggaggaggagacaccGGGAAGAGAGGAGCTGCATGACTGGGAATATGAGGGATTTACTGAGTGCTCGCAGAGCTGTGGAGGAG GTGTTCAGGAGGCTGTTGTCATCTGCCTAAACAAGCAGACCAGGgaagcagcagagcagagtcTTTGTGTGAGCTCTCGCCGGCCTCCGCAACTACTTCAGGACTGCAAAACTCAGCCCTGCCCCCCCAG GTGGGAAACAGGAGAGTGGAGTTCGTGCTCTGCTACCTGTGGGGTTGGCCTGATGACCCGAACTGTGGCATGCACTCACCGGCCCTCTCGAGATAGCAATCACACTGAAGCTGTGAGGGATAAGGACTGTCAGAACCCCAAGCCCAGTCCTGTCCAAGCCTGCAACCGCTTTGACTGCCCTCCTATGTGGGACACACTTGACTGGGGACAG tgctCCCAAAGCTGTGGTGGTGGATTTCAAAAGAGGCAGGTCCTGTGCAAACAGCGGTTTGCGGATGGAAGCATCCTGGAGCTGCCTGACACCTTCTGCCCTTCCAAGAGCCCCATAAACCAGCAGCCCTGTGCCAAGGACGAGTGCCAACCCCAATGGGTCACAACTAGCTGGTCCCAG TGTTCGGTGACCTGTGGAAATGGCGTCCAGAGACTACAAGcagtctgcagaaaacaaaaggaagatGGAGCCCATTGGACGGTCGACCCTGGGAACTGTTCCACAATGGCCCGGCCCACCAAAATCCGGCCATGCTCCCTCAGGCCCTGTGAGA GCTCTGTCAAGCCTGTTCCCACCATACTGGCACAGAAGAAGGTGTATATCCAGTGGAAGAAGGGGAAAAAGTTACACTTGGTAGTGGGAGGCTATGGCTACCTGCTCCCCTGGACAACTCTGGTCCTTCGCTGCCCGACCCGCCACTTCCGCAGAGGCCACATACAATGGCTGAAGGAAGGAAAGCCCCTGGTGGTCAGCTTCCCACACCTCACAGTAACATCACAAGGATACATGAAGATTCAGCAGGTCCGTGCATCCGATGCAGGGATATACACATGCGTTGCAGGTCAGGCAAATGAACATTTTGTTCTGCAGATCATTGGAAGCAAGAAGAAGCTGTCTCTTCCAGAAGCGTGGCTCCTCGCAGGCAAACGAAGGGATGGCCGGCTAGATGTTTCCTCACCAGGAGATCGATTTCAGGAGCTCCCGGTCCCCCTCAACCAATACGACAACCTCGTCGAGCAATTGCTTGAACTCAAAGGCAATCTTCCAGATGAAAAAGATGTTGAGAAACTGCACTCCAGTGAAAAGAACAGGTCAACAAAGATGGACGAGAGAGTAAACTCAGAACTTTCAAGCCATATTGTACTTATTGCAGATCCCCAGAGGCTAGATGAGATCATGGACAACCTGTCTGAAGGCCTTGGAGGACTATGGCGGGAACGACTCATAACACAGTTACTCAGTGAGCTCACTACGACAGAAGTTGAAACCAACGAGTCCACACTTCATCCTCCAGAAACAGCAGAATCCTCAACACAACAGCCCTTACTTCACAAACCTAACATCAAAACCCAGGTGACCAAGCCAAGAAGCCCGGTGATAGTCCAACGGCCAAGGAAGGTCGGAGTAGTGCCGTTGTCTGACATGATTGTTTATGTGGGAGTGCCAGTTCTGCTGCAGAAACCCATTGCTAGTTTGGAGCTGAGGTGTGAAGCACAGGGCAATCCCGATCCATCTCTAACATGGACAAGGAATGGAAAAGATTTAACGTACAACAACAG AGTAGGCCTCTTGCCTACTGGCTCACTGAAGATCCAGTCTCCAACCAAGGTAGATGAGGGTCTGTACACCTGCACTGCAAGGAACCGTCTGGGATCTTCTTCTCTGTCGTCCTGGCTGCAGATAACGG gaAGCAAAGGAAGAAACTGTGTCCAAGGTAATAGTATGGGAGCCACTGGCCGTATTTGCTCTGAGAGGAGTAACAGCAGCCAGTCAGCTGAGCTGTGCCATGGACAAGCCTGCCCCCTCAG GTGGCGAATGGATCCTTGGTCCCCCTGCTCAGCCAGTTGTGGAGGCGGGTCCCAGACCAGGAGTGTCCGCTGCATGAAGGGTCCTGAGGGCAGATCCAGAGAGTTGGAGAGCCAGCACTGCCTCAGCACAGGAAGGAGGCCTTCCCTCACCAGAACATGCAACGTGCAGCCCTGTGCCAGGTGGGCAACCACCCACTGGGGACTG TGTCACGGACAATGTGTTGGTCCCAGTTTGGCCACACAGCACCGCCATGTTTTCTGCCTGGATGCAAACGCTACAAAAGTCTCCTACAGGATGTGCTCTGGACTGCAGAG gCCCAGCTCTATGAAGAATTGCTCCACAGAGACGTGTGCCCTTTATTGGCGCGTGGGCCAGTGGACCCAATGCACCGCCACCTGTGGGCGCCATGGTTTCCAGTCACGCCAGGTGACCTGCGCACACCGCCGTTCTGGAAAAGCAACACGTGAACATCAGTGCATGTGGAGGCCTCGCCCCCCTAGCTGGCAGCGCTGCAACATTTTGTCCTGTGGGAGAG GAGAGTGTCGGGACAGCACGAGGTACTGTGAGAAGGTTCGACAGCTGGAGCTTTGTCCGCTGCCTCAGTTTAAGAACCGCTGCTGTCACTCCTGCAGCAACACCTGA